The proteins below are encoded in one region of Planctopirus limnophila DSM 3776:
- a CDS encoding tetratricopeptide repeat protein, which yields MYSFDRSGLESIRLGHDEFALNDITLRLHGIPAMVDFGTQEDNNRRKKIANEWWKKGTEAMSRQNWDFAIEMFGNAVQFFPEFMNYRQALRGVEEKKYGNNKTGARMVFLKVNSLRGRVKKARTAKDWAEMDKAAEEGLALNPWDGQFNHDVGECCRERGFEEVATWAYEKAVQSEPENKTFLISLADIYEQRGNYQGAVGIYQRLAKLEPLNGSYRSKITQLGASQTIDRGGYEKAKDTQEMKRGYEHDRLAKAEEADGPGMSVEADLQRQIRKEPENIGHYVKLAEYYRKEGKFSEQAEILKKGLEVSNDPNLREQWEDVEILLTKRQLEQLRDAAEKGDANAKAKAAEIAKELIAREVDVFTRRIDRYPADLKIKFELAERYFRLKKYPQAIPLYQQAANDPRHEATVLVNLGKCFLAESRNDLARRQFEKAVTKLNFQDTPDPYKECHYILARLYEQSKDNTKAENHYNEVLAVDYSYKDTRERLEKIQGAAG from the coding sequence GTGTACTCTTTCGATAGATCTGGTCTGGAGTCCATCCGGCTGGGTCATGATGAATTCGCATTGAACGACATTACTTTGAGACTTCACGGGATTCCTGCGATGGTCGATTTTGGAACTCAGGAAGATAATAACCGCCGGAAAAAAATCGCCAATGAGTGGTGGAAAAAGGGGACGGAGGCGATGTCCCGGCAGAACTGGGACTTTGCCATCGAGATGTTTGGCAATGCCGTGCAATTCTTCCCTGAATTTATGAACTATCGTCAGGCCTTGCGGGGTGTCGAGGAGAAGAAATACGGCAACAACAAGACTGGCGCCCGGATGGTTTTCCTGAAGGTGAACAGTTTGCGGGGCCGGGTAAAGAAGGCTCGCACAGCCAAAGACTGGGCGGAGATGGATAAGGCCGCCGAAGAAGGCCTGGCGCTGAATCCCTGGGATGGGCAGTTCAATCATGATGTGGGTGAATGCTGCCGCGAACGAGGGTTTGAAGAGGTGGCCACCTGGGCTTATGAGAAGGCGGTTCAATCAGAACCCGAGAATAAGACTTTTCTGATCTCGCTGGCAGATATTTACGAGCAGCGTGGCAACTACCAGGGGGCGGTTGGTATCTATCAGCGATTGGCCAAGCTGGAGCCTTTGAATGGCTCGTATCGATCCAAGATTACGCAGTTGGGTGCCAGCCAGACGATTGATCGTGGTGGGTATGAAAAGGCAAAAGACACGCAGGAAATGAAGCGTGGTTACGAACATGATCGATTGGCGAAAGCGGAAGAAGCCGACGGGCCGGGGATGTCGGTCGAGGCGGATTTGCAAAGGCAGATTCGCAAAGAGCCCGAGAATATTGGCCACTATGTGAAGCTGGCCGAGTATTACCGCAAGGAAGGAAAGTTCTCTGAACAGGCAGAGATTTTGAAGAAGGGGTTGGAAGTTTCCAATGATCCCAATTTGCGAGAGCAATGGGAAGATGTCGAGATTCTTCTGACGAAGCGACAACTCGAACAGTTACGCGATGCTGCCGAAAAGGGGGATGCGAACGCCAAAGCCAAAGCGGCTGAAATTGCGAAAGAGTTGATTGCCCGGGAAGTGGATGTGTTCACACGTCGAATTGATCGGTATCCGGCTGATCTGAAGATCAAGTTCGAACTGGCAGAGCGATACTTCCGCCTGAAAAAGTACCCGCAGGCGATTCCGCTGTATCAGCAGGCGGCGAATGACCCTCGCCATGAGGCCACAGTACTGGTCAACCTCGGGAAATGTTTTCTTGCCGAGAGCCGAAATGATCTGGCTCGCCGACAGTTCGAAAAGGCCGTTACCAAACTGAACTTTCAGGATACGCCTGACCCTTACAAGGAGTGCCATTACATTCTGGCGCGACTTTACGAACAGTCGAAAGACAATACGAAAGCCGAGAACCATTACAACGAAGTGCTGGCTGTCGATTACAGCTATAAAGATACTCGTGAGCGGTTGGAGAAGATCCAGGGAGCAGCCGGATAG
- a CDS encoding polysaccharide deacetylase family protein, with product MPWGLSKQELFAKALSSSGCGPILRRCPLWNGVLILNYHRVGDGSNSLLDRELWSASIEDFEYQVRRVSLDFDVIRPEELTDAFSRRGRHVMLTFDDGYIDNYEFAFPILKAYNTPCVFFVTTGFIDHHLVPWWDEIAWMVRTSPRSHLPASEWSMETITFDEPDRQKAVKTLLKRYKTLNGGRTKLFMNYLGEALGTGRAPELIGEKLWMNWDQIREMQRGGMSFGGHTTTHPILANLSRDEQNFEIGNCQQRLTEELGKACRWFSFPVGGRGSFNNDTRELLAYHGFDWSFTYFGGYGTASRVDSLAVPRMAVETNVTRDLFDAILTLPQCFHRR from the coding sequence ATGCCTTGGGGATTATCGAAGCAAGAACTGTTCGCTAAGGCTCTGAGTTCCTCAGGGTGCGGGCCGATTCTGCGCCGTTGCCCTCTGTGGAATGGTGTCTTGATTCTGAATTACCATCGAGTTGGAGATGGTTCGAATTCTTTGCTGGATCGAGAGCTGTGGAGCGCTTCGATCGAAGATTTCGAATACCAGGTGAGGAGAGTGAGTCTCGACTTTGATGTGATTCGTCCCGAAGAACTGACAGATGCCTTCAGCCGTCGAGGTCGGCATGTCATGTTGACATTCGATGATGGATACATTGATAACTACGAATTTGCCTTTCCGATTCTGAAAGCCTACAACACGCCGTGCGTGTTCTTTGTGACAACCGGCTTTATCGATCACCATCTCGTCCCCTGGTGGGATGAGATTGCCTGGATGGTCAGGACATCACCGCGTAGTCATTTGCCGGCCAGCGAATGGTCTATGGAAACCATCACTTTTGATGAGCCGGATCGTCAGAAAGCTGTGAAGACATTGTTGAAGCGTTATAAAACGCTCAATGGGGGCCGGACGAAGCTCTTCATGAATTACCTGGGTGAAGCTTTAGGCACAGGCCGGGCTCCTGAGCTGATCGGTGAAAAGTTGTGGATGAACTGGGACCAGATTCGAGAAATGCAGCGTGGCGGGATGTCTTTTGGCGGACATACCACCACTCACCCGATCCTGGCGAACCTATCCCGCGATGAACAGAATTTCGAGATTGGCAACTGCCAGCAGCGATTGACCGAAGAGCTGGGTAAAGCGTGCCGATGGTTCAGCTTCCCGGTGGGCGGTCGAGGGAGTTTTAACAACGATACCCGTGAGCTGTTAGCCTATCACGGCTTCGACTGGTCGTTCACCTATTTTGGAGGTTACGGCACAGCATCTCGGGTCGATTCTTTAGCTGTGCCCCGCATGGCTGTTGAAACCAACGTGACACGCGACCTTTTCGACGCCATCCTGACGCTACCTCAATGCTTTCACCGCAGGTGA
- a CDS encoding 3-keto-disaccharide hydrolase encodes MKTVFLLHRSQGLNLLTTALLLAAGTGFSTDSVGITSCHAAGETDVTKVDDDFALQGEYRGEVTIEEGKIPVGAQVIARGKGKFRLVGYPLGLPGEGWDSTRKHEVEGSRTGEQVTFQGEELAGILSATGITVTNSDGNKIGELKKVIRKSPTLGTQPPEGAVVLFDEKGTNRFPGSKISPEGWLMQGATSEPTFDDFSLHLEFMLSYAPDKLGQGRSNSGLYLQGRYEVQILDSFGLEGKDNECGGIYTVSAPAVNMCFPPLQWQTYDVDFTAARFDETGKKLEDAKVTVRHNGTLIHKDIKVPKATTAAPLPVKPTPGPIFLQDHGDQVRFRNIWVLPKSSAK; translated from the coding sequence ATGAAAACCGTCTTTCTGCTCCACCGTTCCCAAGGGCTGAATCTCCTCACGACGGCACTGCTGTTAGCTGCTGGTACTGGCTTTTCGACGGATTCCGTGGGGATCACCTCCTGCCACGCTGCCGGTGAAACCGACGTCACCAAGGTCGATGACGACTTTGCCCTTCAGGGAGAATATCGCGGCGAAGTGACCATCGAAGAAGGCAAAATTCCCGTCGGAGCACAGGTGATCGCCCGTGGAAAAGGGAAGTTTCGTCTCGTCGGATATCCTCTGGGCCTGCCCGGTGAAGGATGGGATTCCACCCGCAAGCATGAAGTGGAAGGGTCGCGAACCGGCGAACAGGTCACGTTTCAGGGAGAAGAACTTGCTGGGATCCTCTCAGCCACTGGCATCACCGTCACGAACAGTGACGGCAACAAAATTGGCGAGCTCAAAAAAGTCATTCGCAAAAGCCCGACATTGGGAACACAGCCTCCCGAAGGTGCTGTTGTCCTCTTTGACGAAAAAGGGACCAATCGGTTCCCCGGCAGCAAAATCTCTCCCGAAGGCTGGCTGATGCAGGGGGCGACCAGCGAACCAACTTTTGATGACTTCTCACTCCACCTCGAATTCATGCTCTCTTACGCGCCGGATAAGCTGGGGCAGGGCCGAAGCAATAGCGGTTTGTATCTGCAGGGCCGCTACGAAGTGCAGATTCTCGATTCTTTTGGCCTCGAAGGCAAAGACAACGAGTGCGGCGGCATCTATACCGTCAGTGCTCCGGCGGTCAACATGTGCTTCCCGCCTCTGCAATGGCAGACTTACGATGTGGACTTTACAGCCGCCCGCTTTGATGAAACTGGCAAGAAGCTTGAAGACGCCAAAGTGACCGTTCGGCACAATGGCACATTGATTCATAAAGACATCAAAGTCCCAAAAGCGACGACGGCAGCACCACTCCCCGTGAAACCCACACCCGGCCCAATTTTCTTACAGGATCATGGCGATCAGGTACGATTTCGGAATATCTGGGTACTCCCCAAATCCTCAGCGAAATAA
- the recJ gene encoding single-stranded-DNA-specific exonuclease RecJ — protein sequence MVSTERRVWQYAHVDQESIRRLAAELQISPLLARVLVARKIHTREMGLKFFSRKLSELHDPEQLPGISQAADRIVEAIKHQRLITIYGDYDVDGVTATSLLWHCIRLAGGRSEYYIPARLEEGYGLNSTAIETLAAQDPSQLVVSVDCGITSLIEARRARELGLELIITDHHQFAENFPEETILVHPRLPGSSYPFGELCGAGVAFKLAWAVCARLGDGKKASPRMKEFLLSAIGLAAIGTVADVVPLTGENRVLVHYGLSTIGEKSSIGLKALIKAAGLHEKTSLAADDIGFSLGPRINAAGRLGQARLAVELLTTDNEDRAQKLAAYLDELNKQRQSLERKMFKQAKDLVNDHPAWSEEKALVLTHDEWHAGVIGIVAGKVAESFQRPAILLGPSTSADILQGSGRSFAGFNLHEGLVACREHLITFGGHHAAVGMKLSRKHLDTFRASLVDFVSQNHSVEPGSAPLPIDAEVTFQEISTRAIEELDLLAPFGSANPRPMFAATRVELAAPPKTMGEGGRHLSLLLKQHDKTLRAVAFGQGEWAEEIAAHSAIHLAFQPIINEFRGQRNVDLHIKDWAPAT from the coding sequence ATGGTCTCGACAGAGCGGCGGGTCTGGCAATATGCACATGTCGATCAAGAATCCATTCGCAGGCTGGCCGCAGAACTGCAGATCAGCCCACTCCTGGCTCGCGTCCTTGTCGCCCGTAAGATTCATACCCGCGAAATGGGTTTGAAGTTCTTCTCCCGCAAACTCAGCGAACTTCACGATCCCGAACAATTGCCCGGCATCAGTCAAGCCGCCGACCGCATCGTTGAAGCCATTAAACATCAGCGACTCATCACGATATACGGCGATTACGATGTCGATGGTGTCACTGCCACCAGCCTCTTATGGCATTGTATCCGCCTCGCGGGTGGTCGCTCCGAATACTATATTCCAGCCCGTCTCGAAGAAGGTTACGGGCTCAACAGCACGGCCATCGAAACTCTCGCAGCCCAGGATCCATCCCAGCTCGTCGTCAGTGTTGATTGTGGCATTACCAGTCTTATCGAAGCCAGACGCGCCCGCGAACTCGGCCTCGAACTGATCATTACTGATCATCACCAGTTTGCCGAAAATTTCCCGGAAGAAACGATTCTCGTCCACCCTCGTCTGCCCGGTAGCAGCTACCCATTCGGCGAGCTTTGCGGTGCCGGCGTCGCCTTCAAACTCGCCTGGGCTGTCTGTGCTCGATTAGGGGATGGCAAAAAGGCTTCTCCCCGCATGAAAGAGTTTCTCTTAAGTGCCATTGGCCTGGCAGCCATCGGTACCGTTGCCGACGTCGTTCCCTTAACGGGAGAAAACCGTGTTCTCGTTCACTATGGCCTTTCCACCATCGGCGAGAAATCCTCCATTGGTCTGAAGGCACTCATCAAAGCGGCTGGGCTTCACGAAAAAACATCTCTCGCGGCAGATGATATTGGCTTTTCCCTGGGCCCACGAATTAATGCTGCAGGCCGCTTAGGGCAAGCCCGCCTCGCTGTCGAACTCCTGACGACCGATAACGAAGATCGAGCGCAGAAACTGGCTGCCTACCTCGATGAACTCAACAAGCAGCGACAATCGCTCGAACGAAAAATGTTCAAGCAGGCCAAAGATCTCGTCAACGATCACCCTGCCTGGAGCGAAGAAAAAGCACTCGTGCTCACCCATGACGAATGGCATGCCGGCGTGATTGGTATCGTCGCTGGCAAAGTGGCTGAAAGTTTTCAACGACCTGCCATTCTCCTGGGCCCCTCGACTTCAGCCGATATTCTGCAAGGCTCTGGCCGCTCATTCGCCGGATTTAATCTGCATGAAGGGCTGGTCGCTTGCCGGGAGCACCTTATTACGTTCGGTGGTCACCATGCGGCAGTCGGCATGAAGTTGTCCCGCAAGCATTTGGATACATTCCGGGCGTCGCTGGTCGATTTTGTTTCTCAGAATCACTCGGTCGAACCAGGTTCAGCCCCTTTGCCGATCGATGCCGAAGTGACCTTCCAGGAAATCAGCACCCGGGCTATTGAAGAACTCGATCTGCTGGCCCCTTTTGGCAGTGCCAACCCTCGCCCCATGTTCGCCGCGACTCGTGTGGAACTGGCTGCACCACCGAAAACTATGGGTGAAGGAGGGCGCCACTTATCGCTCCTGCTCAAGCAGCACGATAAAACCTTGCGGGCCGTCGCTTTTGGGCAGGGAGAATGGGCTGAAGAGATCGCCGCACACTCGGCAATTCACCTCGCCTTTCAGCCCATCATCAATGAATTCCGCGGCCAGAGAAATGTCGACCTGCACATTAAAGACTGGGCCCCCGCCACTTAA